In a genomic window of Pokkaliibacter sp. MBI-7:
- a CDS encoding sensor domain-containing diguanylate cyclase gives MSFKLSALRNAWRSIAIRTTIIILGLGVILSFVFAWLGAPLLFSYEQKRTHDQFEDILSTVQSTVSIACFTGDSTLAMEIARGLMTNKPVAAVRVISDDKVIAALPELQSGERWPAAEPISRVIPSPFDDRQMVGRIELVPDESFIRYQAGIYSGYITDFLKLQIVVVSLIVALVVVLSIVRPIKRISDELHHLEADHGERLALPAGNEHNEIGRLAEDVNGLIGKLVGLLNSEQDARREQALSERKFRLIVENAELGILVLNQQGVVESLNPAVERMLCSNHIGIGSQLPLDDFIRQKISAGQSHREDIPIQGSDRWVQLVLHALGDGLTLGILIEITERKQKEAHALTMAERDLLTNTYNRRGVDHRLQWMFSQYQQALRDWQVSHNQFALPEPSPFAVMLIDLDRFKQVNDTYGHDAGDEVLCQVVRRLELLVRQGDVIGRLGGDEFVLLLPDMRSMQAAEQLRTLLVAGICEPMVLASGVTVAIGASVGIAIASVTDDSSAVVLQRADQAMYGIKHQHHAMGSQ, from the coding sequence ATGAGTTTTAAATTATCCGCGTTGCGCAATGCCTGGCGCAGCATCGCCATTCGCACCACCATCATCATTCTCGGTCTGGGCGTCATTCTGTCGTTTGTGTTTGCCTGGCTGGGAGCGCCGCTGCTGTTCAGCTATGAGCAAAAACGCACCCATGACCAGTTTGAAGACATACTGTCCACTGTACAGAGCACGGTCAGCATTGCCTGTTTTACCGGTGACTCCACGCTGGCCATGGAAATTGCGCGGGGCTTGATGACCAATAAGCCGGTAGCCGCCGTCCGTGTGATTAGTGATGACAAGGTCATTGCGGCCTTGCCTGAACTGCAGTCAGGAGAGCGCTGGCCAGCGGCAGAGCCGATCAGCCGGGTGATCCCATCACCCTTTGATGACCGGCAGATGGTCGGGCGTATTGAGCTGGTGCCGGATGAAAGCTTTATCCGCTATCAGGCTGGCATCTACAGCGGCTACATCACCGACTTTCTCAAGCTGCAGATTGTGGTGGTGTCACTGATCGTTGCGCTGGTGGTGGTGCTGTCTATCGTCAGACCGATCAAGCGCATCTCCGATGAACTGCACCATCTGGAAGCAGATCATGGCGAAAGACTGGCGCTGCCTGCAGGCAACGAACACAACGAAATCGGCCGGCTGGCCGAAGACGTCAACGGTCTGATTGGTAAGCTGGTGGGGCTGCTGAATTCGGAGCAGGATGCCCGCCGTGAGCAGGCACTGAGTGAGCGCAAGTTCCGGCTGATCGTCGAGAACGCCGAGCTCGGCATTCTGGTGCTCAACCAGCAGGGCGTGGTGGAGTCACTGAATCCGGCAGTGGAACGTATGTTGTGCTCTAACCATATCGGTATCGGCAGCCAGCTGCCGCTGGATGACTTCATCCGGCAGAAGATCAGTGCAGGCCAGTCGCACCGGGAAGATATTCCGATTCAGGGTAGTGATCGCTGGGTGCAGCTGGTCCTGCACGCGCTGGGTGACGGGCTGACGCTGGGCATCCTGATAGAGATTACCGAGCGTAAACAAAAAGAAGCCCATGCCCTGACCATGGCAGAGCGTGATTTGCTGACCAATACCTATAACCGCCGCGGTGTTGATCACCGTCTGCAGTGGATGTTCAGCCAGTACCAGCAGGCGCTTCGGGACTGGCAGGTGAGTCATAATCAGTTTGCCTTGCCAGAGCCGTCGCCCTTTGCCGTCATGCTGATTGATCTTGACCGTTTCAAACAGGTTAACGATACCTACGGCCACGATGCCGGGGATGAGGTGCTCTGTCAGGTGGTACGTCGCCTGGAGCTGCTGGTCAGGCAGGGCGATGTGATCGGCCGGTTGGGCGGTGATGAGTTTGTCCTGTTACTGCCCGACATGCGCAGCATGCAGGCGGCGGAACAGTTGCGTACGCTGCTGGTGGCCGGAATCTGTGAGCCGATGGTGCTGGCATCCGGTGTGACAGTGGCCATCGGTGCCAGCGTCGGTATTGCCATCGCATCGGTAACCGATGACAGTTCAGCCGTCGTGCTGCAGCGTGCCGATCAGGCTATGTACGGTATCAAGCATCAGCACCATGCGATGGGCAGCCAGTGA